In one window of Oryza sativa Japonica Group chromosome 9, ASM3414082v1 DNA:
- the LOC107277033 gene encoding uncharacterized protein produces MNNSGGDQQLARHGQELSSQQRNRPIALSRNVLHSEEESSISSLLYVGRLLSSAGGGAPEHMASLRTKLLRDWNPSGAVNFWRATDGAFLIQFYERADLARVLDGAPWCCDGDDLFVLQRAKPDVNLLDQVRFFKAELWVKFYFNYVPVVYLSEASIYALAAHIGELVKCPDKAASFFRARILVDVTRPLVASIDVKLEDGECRSISVEYERVGSILCGTCRILGHSADRCSTGNQRPSIPRNRSRLSRSSTVNRDDGGGSVGSSSSAGSGISPPLPPSEVAAAPPTDEFTSGMGVDDGGVPSLTTPHTRGLKYYFQKYLFLMSSKKKNPAGEQMVCNPADNMEADAQSGPQPVTSSPPHTSQEDMVIEAAGSNQGHTASSNVEIECTPQITPTTESLLQNGLMASHDGNGGVITTVIVGPVDRVLRDNANAKPDSPERYDDMTRRILESAVQPHAPK; encoded by the exons ATGAACAATTCCGGCGGCGATCAGCAATTGGCACGCCATGGTCAGGAGTTGTCTTCTCAGCAGCGCAACCGGCCGATTGCGCTATCAAGGAACGTCCTCCACAGCGAGGAGGAGAGCAGCATTTCCAGCCTTCTGTACGTAGGAAGGCTCCTCTCATCagccggaggaggagcaccGGAGCACATGGCGTCGCTGCGAACCAAGCTTCTCCGAGACTGGAATCCATCAGGCGCGGTGAACTTCTGGCGAGCCACGGACGGTGCCTTCCTGATCCAGTTCTACGAGAGAGCTGACCTTGCCAGAGTGCTGGACGGCGCGCCGTGGTGCTGCGACGGTGATGACTTGTTCGTCCTGCAGCGCGCCAAGCCCGACGTGAACCTGCTCGATCAGGTCCGCTTCTTCAAGGCCGAGCTCTGGGTGAAGTTCTACTTCAACTACGTCCCCGTGGTGTACTTATCCGAGGCGTCCATCTACGCGCTCGCCGCACACATCGGCGAGCTGGTGAAGTGCCCCGACAAGGCCGCGTCGTTCTTCAGGGCACGGATCCTGGTCGATGTCACGCGGCCTCTGGTCGCCTCCATCGACGTCAAGCTGGAAGATGGTGAGTGCAGGTCGATATCCGTGGAGTACGAGCGCGTCGGGAGCATATTATGCGGGACATGCCGGATATTGGGGCATTCGGCGGACCGGTGCAGCACGGGAAACCAGCGGCCCAGTATTCCTAGAAATAGGAGCCGGCTATCTAGATCATCCACAGTCAACCGCGACGATGGCGGTGGCTCGGTGgggtcctcgtcgtcggccggcAGTGGCAtatcaccgccgctgccgccatcggAGGTTGCAGCCGCGCCACCAACTGATGAATTCACCTCAGGAATGGGTGTTGACGACGGAGGTGTTCCCTCACTAACAACTCCTCACACCCGTGGTTTGAAGTATTATTTCCAAAAATACCTTTTCTTGATGTCTTCCAAAAAGAAGAATCCCGCCGGAGAGCAGATGGTCTGCAATCCTGCGGACAATATGGAAGCTGACGCTCAAAGCGGTCCGCAGCCGGTGACATCATCTCCACCGCACACTTCCCAG GAAGATATGGTCATCGAAGCAGCAGGTAGCAACCAGGGACACACTGCAAGCTCAAATGTGGAAATCGAGTGCACACCGCAGATCACCCCAACAACGGAATCACTTCTCCAAAATG GTTTAATGGCATCGCATGATGGCAATGGAGGAGTAATCACTACTGTAATTGTGGGTCCAGTTGATCGAGTACTCCGAGATAATGCCAACGCAAAACCTGACAGCCCGGAAAGATATGATGATATGACCCGTCGAATTCTGGAATCAGCAGTGCAGCCCCACGCCCCAAAATGA